The DNA region CCACGTCGGCGAGCGCGCCCGCACCGAGACGGCCATCAACGAGGGGTCGGTCTCGCTGGCGAGCGCGGCGGTCTCGCTCGCCGACGAGGAGGTCGGCCTCGACGGGACGGCGGCGCTGGTCGTCGGCGCCGGCGAGATGGGGCGGCTCGCCGCCCAGTCGCTCGCCCCGCGGGTCGACCGCCTCCACGTCGCCAACCGCACCGCCGAGCGGGCCGAACACCTCGCGGAGACCGTCGACGCCGACGCGACCGTCGTCGACCTGGCGGACCTCGACGAGGCCGTCGAGCGCGCGTCGGTGGTCGTCACCGCGACCGGCTCGACCGACTACGTCTTCGAGAGGTCGACCGTCGCCGGCGCGGGCGAGACGTTCGTCGTCGACATCGCTCAGCCCCGCGACGTGCAGCCGACCGTCACGGAGCTCCCGGACGTGACCGTCCGCGACCTGGACGCCCTGCAGACGGTCACCGACGAGAACCGCGCCCAGCGCGCGGAGGCCGCAACCGTCGTCGAGGAGATGATCGACGTGGAGTTCGAGCACCTTCTCGCCCAGTACAAGCGCAAGCGGGCCGACCGGGTCATCTCGGCGATGTACGAGAGCGCCGAGCGCGTCAAGGCCCAGGAGCTGGAGACCGCGCTCGAGAAGGCCGACTTCGACGCCGACCAGCGCGAGGTCGTCGAGGCGATGGCCGACGCCGTCGTCAACCAGCTGCTCGCCGCGCCGACCAAGAGCCTCCGCGACGCCGCCGAGGAGGACGACTGGTCGACCATCAACACCGCACTCCAGCTGTTCGACCCCGAGTTCGGCGAGGACGAGGAGAGCGGCGAGGAGATCCCCGAACACCTCCGCGACCAGATGCCCGACGCCGTCTTCGACCAGCTGAGCGACGATTAGCAGCGATTCGGTTTTGAACTGGGCCCGTCCGTGATTAACCGCCTCGACCTTCAGCGACTGCTATCGTGACTGCGACCGCGAACAGCGTGAAAGCCCCGACCGGTTCGACTCGAGGGGCTCGCTGCGCTCCTCGGTCGTTTCACTCCCTGCGGTGCTTGCGTCGCCCGTCTGCGTCGAACCGGTCGCCCCTTTCATTCCCACCCGCATAGACTGACCAACCAGCCGACGCGGGGTGGGAATGAAAGGGGCCGCTCGCTCCGGGAACCCCGCCGCAGTAAGCACTGGAGCGAACGCAGTGACCGAAGCGCGCAGCAAGGCGCGGGACCGGAGCGAGCGGGGGCTTTCACGCTGTCCGCGGTTCCAGTTCGAGAGGTCGATGCTACGGCGGTTCCGTCGAACGAGGTACTTGCACGAACACCTCGGCCGAACTTTCATGCGGGTACCGGCCCACCGCCCTCACATGGCAGACCTGCTATCCGACGAGGAGATCGAGGAGCGACTACCCGACGAGTGGGAGCGCGACGGCGACGAGATCGTCCGGACCTACGAGTTCGACGCCTACCTCGACGGGGTCGGCTTCGCCGCGGGCGCGGGCGGCGTCGCTCAGGACGCCTTCCACCACCCCGAGATCACAATCAGTTGGCGCGAGGTGGAGGTCCGGCTGACGAGCCACGAGGAGGGCGGGATCACCGACAAGGACATCGAACTCGCGGAACGGTTCGACGACCTGCGCTGAGATGAGCCGTGGGGACCGGGAGGAGGGAGACGGGCCGGCCGCGGCCTACGTCTTCCGGGTGACCGTGCGGCTCGACCCCGAGGTCGAGGGGGTCTGGACCGAGCCGGACGCCTTCGAGACGACGGTGTTCAGGGAGGCCGACCCGCCGGGGGAGCCGGGGTGGCTGTACTTCCGGGACAACCTCTGGCGCGGGGAGTGCGGCGACGCGGCGCACATGCGCGCGGTCGCCGAGGACGCGCTCGGTATGTCGGTCGACAGCATCGACTTCCGGGAGTTGCGGACGACGCAGGCGTACCTGGACGACCTGCGGGCGGCGGTCGCCGACGACCTCGGGGCGTTCAACGCCGACACGGTCGACGAGGCGCTGACGAAGTACCTCGGGAGTTCGATCCACGTCACCGACGAGGTCTGAGCGGCGGGAGCGCCCTCCCGCTCGCCGACAAACTCGCCCGTTCGAGTCGGTGGCCCGGCGTTCACACGAGTCCGAGCGCGCGGCCGGCGAGTACCGCCAGCGTCCCGACGGCGTTGATCGACGCGAGGACGCCGGGGAGCGCGACGGCCACGACCGCCCCGCGCCGGGAGAGCTCGCGGCCGTACTGGGCGGCGAGCACCCACAGGTACACCATCCAGAGGGTGAAGACGGGTCTGACCGCGCTGGCGGCGACGTAGGCCGGATTGTCCACGACTTCGGCCCGGACCCACTCGCGCAGAGCGGCCTCGGTGGCGAACTCGGGGGCCCCGAGGAAGACGGCGGCCATCACGACGGCCCGGAGCGCGGTCGGGACGAGCGTCGGGACCAGCGTCCACCCGACGAACGCGAGCAGGCGGCGGAACGAGCCCGCGCCGTCGAAGTACAGGGAGACGAGGTAGGCGACGGCGGCGACGGCGAGCCACAGGGCGAAGTAGAGCCCGCCCGTGGCCCAGACCGCGAGGACGATATCCCGTGGCGCCGAGACGCGCTGGCTGCCCGCCGCGTAGACGACCCGCGCCGCGTCCGCGGCGGTCACCACGTCGCCGACCGCCTGCAGGACGACGACCGTCCCCGCGAGCGCCAGGAGCGCGTGGGCGACGACCACCGCGGCCGGCCCGGCCAGCGAGTAGTCGTCCTGTCGCGCCGCGAAGAAAGCGCCCGGGTCGGTCACCAGCGTCCGCAGACTCATCGTCCCTGGTCTCGCCCGTCCGGGGCTTAAATCTGCCCGGTCCGCGTCGCTGTGGTCCCGTGACCGCTACTGCGCGGCGGCGGCCCGCCAGAAGGTACTTAGGCGCCACCGCCCTACCTGTGGGATCCCGATGGCCCGCGACGCGTACGATTTCTGGCTGTTCGACCTCGACGGCACCGTCGTCGACGTCGACCCGGACTACCCCCGGACGATCGTCTCCGAGATCGGGGACCGACTGGGCCACACCTTCACGGACCGCGAGGCCGAGCTGCTGTGGTACGGCGTCGGCGGCGCCCGCGGGGAGGTGTTCGCCGACCGCGCGCTCTCCCCGGACGAGTTCTGGGAGACCTTCCACGAGGTCGAGGACCCGCGCGCCCGCGCCGAGTCGTCGTTCGTCTACGAGGACGCCGCCGAGTTCGTCGCCGGACTCGACCGGCCCACCGGGATCGTTACCCACTGCCAGTCGTATCTCACCGAGCCGCTGCTGGAGTACCACGACATCGCCGACTGGTTCGACACCGTCGTCTGCTGCGACGACGAGGTCGGCTGGAAGCCCGACCCGACGCCGGTCGAACTCGCCATGAACCGCCTCGGCGTCGGTTACAACGGCCACGAGGGCGCCCTCGTCGGCGACGACCCCGACGACACCGGCGCGGCCTGGAACGCCGGCCTCGACGCCGTCCACGTCGACCGCGTCGACCCCGTCGAGCGCGGCCAGTGCGTCCTCGGCGACCGCCGGATCGACGGCCTCGACGAACTCTGAACGGTCGCTTTTCTACCGCCAGAGCAGCCACTCCGGCGCGCTGGAGCGCGCGTTCATGCGCGCGACCGTGGCCGCGCGAGGTCTTCGCGAGCCTGCGATCGAAGGCTCGTCAGCGCTTGCGCTCCCGGCGGACTGACGGGCGAGGCGGCTCGCCCAGAGGGCTCTCAACGCCTGCTGATCCCTGCGATCGAGTCGAATGCGGTCGAGACGAGCGGAGTCGAGTCGAGCGCTTCGAGTCGGTCCCGGTCCTGCCCACAGTTTCAGACCGCCCGGTCAGGAACAGTCGAGACGCAACCGAGACCGACCCGTCGATCCCGGAGACCGCGACTATTTTAGTCGGGCCCCGCCAACGCCGAGTAACATGGAGCAAACGGAGTTCGGGGACTTCGGGGCCGGCGAGGAGCGGCCCGCCGACGAGGCCGAGGCCGTCGCCGGCGACGAGGGCGGCGGCGGCGCCGCGACGGTGGTCGACGCCGACTCGGTCCGGTTCCCCGACGCGCAGGGCACGGTCACGCTGACGGTCACGCAGGTCGACTACACCGTCGAGTACAGCGGCGACGACGAGTTCCCCGTCGTCCACGTCTTCGGCCGGCGCGAGACCGAGGCGGCGGACGAAGAGCCGGAACTCGAACACGTCGAGGTCTACGACTTCGAGCCGTACTTCTACGCGCCTATCGAGAACGTCGACGACGAGCGCATCGCGCAGTACGACGGCCTCGTCGACTACCGCGAGACCGACGCCGAGGGCGAACCCTTCGAGTCGATCCGGGGCGAGCGCCTCGCGAAGATCATCGGCCGGACGCCCCGCGACGTGGGCCAGGTCCGCGACGACTTCGAGCACTACGAGGCCGACATCCTGTTCCCCAACCGCCTGCTCATCGACAAGGACATCGAGAGCGGCGTCCGCGTGCCCGAACGGCGCGACGAGGACGGGGTCATCCGCATCCCCCACCAGGAGATCGAGGCCGTCGACGACAACGCCACGCCGCGGGTCAACACCTTCGACATCGAGGTCGACGACCGCAACGGGTTCCCCGAGGACGGCGACGAGACCATCGTCTGTCTCACCTCCCACGACTCCTACGACGACGAGTACATCAACTGGCTCTACCAGTCGCCCGCAGGGGTCGACGGCCCCGCCGCGCTGGCGGAGTACGACCCCATCGAGGACGACATCGACGCCGACGTGCGCGTGTTCGACTCCGAGCCGGAGATGCTCGACGCGTTCATCGAGTACATCGAGGAGACCGACCCCGACCTCCTCACCGGCTGGAACTTCGCCGACTTCGACGCGCCGTACTTCCTCGACCGCGTCGAGGAACTCGCCGGCCCGGACCACGACTACGACCTCGACATCGACCGCCTCTCCCGGGTCGACGAGGTGTGGCGCTCGGACTGGAACGGCCCGGACATCAAGGGCCGCGTGGTCTTCGACCTCCTCCGGGCGTACAAGAGCACGCAGTTCACCGAACTGGAGTCCTACCGGCTCGACGCCGTCGGCGAGATGGAACTCGACGCCGGCAAGGAGCGGTACACCGGCGACATCGGCGACCTGTGGGAGGACGACCCCGAGCGCCTGCTGGAGTACAACCTCCGTGACGTGGAGCTGTGCGTCGAGCTCGACCGCAAGCAGGACATCATCGCCTTCTGGGACGAGGCGCGCAAGCTCGTGGGCTGCAAGATCGAGGACGCCCCCACCGCCGGCGACGCCGTCGACATGTACGTCCTCCACAAGGCCTACGGCGAGTTCGCGCTCCCCTCGAAAGGGCAACAGGAGGCCACCGACGAGTTCGAGGGCGGCGCCGTCTTCGACCCGATCACCGGCGTCCGCGAGAACGTCTCGGTGCTGGACCTGAAGTCGCTGTACCCGATGTCGATGACGACCATCAACGCCTCGCCCGAGACGAAGGTCGACCCCGAGACCTACGACGGCGAGACCTACCGCACGCCCACGGGCGTCCACTTCCGGAAGGAACCGGACGGTATCATCCGGGAGATGGTCGACGAACTCCTCGAAGAGCGCGAGGAGAAGAAGTCTCTCCGAAACGACAACGAGCCCGGGTCCGAGGCGTACGAGCGGTTCGACCGCCAGCAGGCGGCCGTGAAGGTGATCATGAACTCCCTGTACGGCGTCTTCGGCTGGGACCGCTTCCGCCTCTACGACCGTGAAATGAGCGCCGGCGTCACCTCGACCAACCGCGAGGTCATCAGTTTCACGGCGGAGGCGTCGAGCGAACTGGGGTACGAGGTGACCTACGGGGACACCGACTCCGTCATGCTCGAACTGGGCGACCTCGACACCGAGGGCGCCATCGAGAAGTCCTTCGAGATCGAGGAGCACATCAACGACCGCTACGACGAGTTCGCCCGCGAGGAGCTCAACGCCGACTCGCACCGTTTCCAGATCGAGTTCGAGAAGCTCTACCGGCGGTTCTTCCAGGCGGGCAAGAAGAAGCGCTACGCCGGCCACATCGTCTGGAAGGAGGGCAAGGAGGTCGACGACATCGACATCACGGGCTTCGAGTATCAGCGGTCGGACATCGCGCCGATCACGAAGGAGGTCCAGTTGCAGGTCATCGAGATGATCGTCCACGGCGAGGACATCGAGGACGTGAAAGACTACGTCCACGATGTCATCGAGGACTTCCAGAACGGGGAGGTCAGCCTCGACGACGTGGGTATTCCCGGCGGTATCGGGAAGAAACTCGACAACTACGACACCGACACCGCGCAGGTCCGCGGGGCGAAGTACGCCAACCTCCTGCTGGACACCAACTTCGCCAGCGGGTCGAAACCCAAGCGGGTCTACCTGGAGAAGGTCCACCCCGAGTTCTTCCGCGAGGTCGAAGAGAAACTGGACCTGGACCCCGCCGAAGACCCGCTGTACGGCGAGTTCAAGCGCGATCCCGACGTGATCTGCTTCGAGTACGCCGACCAGGTGCCCGACGCCTTCGAGGTCGACTGGGACAAGATGCTCGACAAGACGCTCAAGGGCCCCATCGCGCGCATCCTCGAAGCGCTCGACGTGTCCT from Halosimplex halophilum includes:
- the hemA gene encoding glutamyl-tRNA reductase produces the protein MTVGTGVISGASVAIDRATVDELEAATVESQRAGVERLLSVPAVEEAFVLQTCNRVEAYVVTGDGPDGRAALAAFFEDVPDDVLVELGHEESLRHLMRVAAGLESLVVGEDQILGQVGDAYEDARAAGGVGRLLEEGVTKAIHVGERARTETAINEGSVSLASAAVSLADEEVGLDGTAALVVGAGEMGRLAAQSLAPRVDRLHVANRTAERAEHLAETVDADATVVDLADLDEAVERASVVVTATGSTDYVFERSTVAGAGETFVVDIAQPRDVQPTVTELPDVTVRDLDALQTVTDENRAQRAEAATVVEEMIDVEFEHLLAQYKRKRADRVISAMYESAERVKAQELETALEKADFDADQREVVEAMADAVVNQLLAAPTKSLRDAAEEDDWSTINTALQLFDPEFGEDEESGEEIPEHLRDQMPDAVFDQLSDD
- a CDS encoding 4a-hydroxytetrahydrobiopterin dehydratase; the encoded protein is MADLLSDEEIEERLPDEWERDGDEIVRTYEFDAYLDGVGFAAGAGGVAQDAFHHPEITISWREVEVRLTSHEEGGITDKDIELAERFDDLR
- the lwrS gene encoding LWR-salt protein; translated protein: MSRGDREEGDGPAAAYVFRVTVRLDPEVEGVWTEPDAFETTVFREADPPGEPGWLYFRDNLWRGECGDAAHMRAVAEDALGMSVDSIDFRELRTTQAYLDDLRAAVADDLGAFNADTVDEALTKYLGSSIHVTDEV
- a CDS encoding YIP1 family protein — encoded protein: MSLRTLVTDPGAFFAARQDDYSLAGPAAVVVAHALLALAGTVVVLQAVGDVVTAADAARVVYAAGSQRVSAPRDIVLAVWATGGLYFALWLAVAAVAYLVSLYFDGAGSFRRLLAFVGWTLVPTLVPTALRAVVMAAVFLGAPEFATEAALREWVRAEVVDNPAYVAASAVRPVFTLWMVYLWVLAAQYGRELSRRGAVVAVALPGVLASINAVGTLAVLAGRALGLV
- a CDS encoding HAD family hydrolase, which gives rise to MARDAYDFWLFDLDGTVVDVDPDYPRTIVSEIGDRLGHTFTDREAELLWYGVGGARGEVFADRALSPDEFWETFHEVEDPRARAESSFVYEDAAEFVAGLDRPTGIVTHCQSYLTEPLLEYHDIADWFDTVVCCDDEVGWKPDPTPVELAMNRLGVGYNGHEGALVGDDPDDTGAAWNAGLDAVHVDRVDPVERGQCVLGDRRIDGLDEL
- a CDS encoding DNA-directed DNA polymerase → MEQTEFGDFGAGEERPADEAEAVAGDEGGGGAATVVDADSVRFPDAQGTVTLTVTQVDYTVEYSGDDEFPVVHVFGRRETEAADEEPELEHVEVYDFEPYFYAPIENVDDERIAQYDGLVDYRETDAEGEPFESIRGERLAKIIGRTPRDVGQVRDDFEHYEADILFPNRLLIDKDIESGVRVPERRDEDGVIRIPHQEIEAVDDNATPRVNTFDIEVDDRNGFPEDGDETIVCLTSHDSYDDEYINWLYQSPAGVDGPAALAEYDPIEDDIDADVRVFDSEPEMLDAFIEYIEETDPDLLTGWNFADFDAPYFLDRVEELAGPDHDYDLDIDRLSRVDEVWRSDWNGPDIKGRVVFDLLRAYKSTQFTELESYRLDAVGEMELDAGKERYTGDIGDLWEDDPERLLEYNLRDVELCVELDRKQDIIAFWDEARKLVGCKIEDAPTAGDAVDMYVLHKAYGEFALPSKGQQEATDEFEGGAVFDPITGVRENVSVLDLKSLYPMSMTTINASPETKVDPETYDGETYRTPTGVHFRKEPDGIIREMVDELLEEREEKKSLRNDNEPGSEAYERFDRQQAAVKVIMNSLYGVFGWDRFRLYDREMSAGVTSTNREVISFTAEASSELGYEVTYGDTDSVMLELGDLDTEGAIEKSFEIEEHINDRYDEFAREELNADSHRFQIEFEKLYRRFFQAGKKKRYAGHIVWKEGKEVDDIDITGFEYQRSDIAPITKEVQLQVIEMIVHGEDIEDVKDYVHDVIEDFQNGEVSLDDVGIPGGIGKKLDNYDTDTAQVRGAKYANLLLDTNFASGSKPKRVYLEKVHPEFFREVEEKLDLDPAEDPLYGEFKRDPDVICFEYADQVPDAFEVDWDKMLDKTLKGPIARILEALDVSWEEVKSGQEQTGLESFM